One region of Miscanthus floridulus cultivar M001 chromosome 19, ASM1932011v1, whole genome shotgun sequence genomic DNA includes:
- the LOC136528555 gene encoding probable protein phosphatase 2C 57, with protein MEEQLPRGGGGGRPPIPAAARKPALARHASFVRSPANNTKPENERAFESIDTEFIPVVRSGGWADIGSRHTMEDVFICSDNFMQDFGFESSDEGPSAFYGVFDGHGGKHAADFVCSNLPRFIVEDEGFPREIVKAVSSAFLQVDAAFADACSLNCSLASGTTALAALVVGRLLLVANAGDCRAVLCRRGKAIEMSRDHKPSCNREKMRIEALGGHVDDEYLNGQLNVARAIGDWHMEGMKACDGLGPLSAEPEVMTTDLTEEDEFLIMGCDGIWDVFRSQNAVDFARRKLQEHNDPATCCKELVDEAIKRKSGDNLSVVVVCFNSRPPPVLTTPRPRVQRSISAEGLRELQSFLDSLAD; from the exons ATGGAAGAGCAACTTCCtcgaggcggcggcggggggaGGCCCCCGatcccggcggcggcgaggaagcCGGCGCTCGCGCGGCACGCCTCTTTT GTGAGGAGTCCTGCAAACAATACGAAGCCTGAAAATGAGAGAGCTTTTGAAAGCATAGACACTGAATTTATTCCAGTTGTACGATCTGGTGGGTGGGCTGATATTGGCTCAAGGCACACAATGGAGGATGTCTTTATCTGCTCTGATAATTTCATGCAGGACTTCGGATTTGAAAGTTCTGACGAAGGCCCCAGTGCCTTTTATGGG GTTTTTGATGGGCATGGTGGAAAGCATGCAGCTGATTTTGTGTGCAGCAATTTACCAAGGTTTATTGTCGAGGATGAGGGTTTTCCTAGGGAGATAGTGAAAGCAGTATCCTCTGCATTCTTGCAGGTCGATGCTGCTTTTGCAGATGCTTGTTCTCTGAACTGCTCTCTTGCTTCTGGTACAACTGCTCTTGCAGCACTTGTGGTTGGGAG GTTACTTCTGGTCGCAAATGCTGGTGATTGTCGAGCAGTACTTTGTCGTCGTGGAAAGGCAATCGAGATGTCCAGGGATCACAAACCATCTTGCAACAGGGAGAAGATGCGTATTGAGGCATTGGGTGGACATGTTGATGATGAGTACCTGAATGGGCAGCTTAATGTCGCGCGAGCAATCGGGGATTGGCATATGGAAGGCATGAAGGCATGTGATGGTCTTGGCCCTCTCAGTGCCGAGCCTGAGGTAATGACAACAGATCTGACTGAAGAGGACGAGTTCCTGATCATGGGTTGTGATGGGATCTGGGATGTATTCCGCAGCCAAAATGCAGTAGATTTTGCCCGCCGTAAGCTCCAAGAGCACAATGACCCGGCCACTTGCTGTAAAGAACTAGTTGATGAGGCCATCAAGAGGAAGAGTGGTGATAACCTTTCTGTGGTTGTCGTCTGCTTCAACTCTAGGCCGCCTCCTGTTCTAACAACTCCTAGGCCTCGTGTACAGAGAAGCATATCTGCAGAGGGCCTGAGGGAGCTACAGAGCTTCCTTGATAGCTTGGCTGATTGA